A window of the Streptomyces sp. JB150 genome harbors these coding sequences:
- a CDS encoding SDR family oxidoreductase, which yields MNGDDTTAEPLRCLVTGATGYIGGRLVPELLGAGHRVRCLARSPGKLRDHPWAGDVEIVRGDVTDDASVGAALRDVDVAYYLVHALGSGTDFEETDRRAATVFARRARAAGVRRVVYLGGLTPAGVPERDLSPHLRSRAEVGRILLASGVPTTVLRAAVILGSGSASFEMLRYLTERLPVMVTPSWVHTRIQPIAVRDVLRMLVGSARMPAEVNRAFDIGGPEVLTYRDMMRRYARIAGLPRRLVVPVPVLTPGLSSHWVGLVTPVPASIARPLAESLRHEVVCHEHDIARYVPDPPGHPLGFDEAVRLALQRVREARVDTRWSNAAVPGAPSDPLPTDPDWAGGSLYTDEREITVNASREALWRVIEGIGGEHGWYSFSLAWSVRGRLDRLAGGVGLRRGRRDAHRLRAGDSLDFWRVEEIERGRLLRLRAEMRLPGLAWLEMYAETDPAGHTRYRQRALFHPRGLLGQAYWWGVSPFHALVFGGMARNIAKAAARRPVPSDRTPEPAR from the coding sequence ATGAACGGTGACGACACGACGGCGGAGCCGCTGCGCTGCCTGGTGACGGGCGCGACCGGCTACATCGGCGGGCGGCTGGTCCCCGAGCTGCTGGGCGCCGGACACCGGGTGCGGTGTCTGGCCCGCTCCCCCGGCAAGCTGCGCGACCACCCGTGGGCCGGCGACGTGGAGATCGTCCGGGGCGATGTCACGGACGACGCCTCGGTCGGCGCGGCCCTGCGGGACGTGGACGTGGCGTACTACCTGGTGCACGCGCTGGGCAGCGGCACGGACTTCGAGGAGACGGACCGGCGGGCGGCGACCGTGTTCGCCCGGCGGGCCCGCGCCGCGGGGGTGCGGCGCGTGGTCTACCTCGGCGGCCTCACCCCGGCGGGCGTCCCCGAACGGGACCTGTCGCCGCACCTGCGCTCGCGCGCCGAGGTGGGCCGCATCCTGCTCGCGTCCGGCGTGCCCACGACCGTGCTGCGGGCGGCGGTGATCCTCGGCTCCGGCTCGGCCTCCTTCGAGATGCTGCGGTACCTGACCGAGCGCCTGCCGGTCATGGTCACCCCCAGCTGGGTGCACACCCGGATCCAGCCCATCGCCGTACGGGACGTGCTGCGCATGCTGGTCGGCAGTGCGCGGATGCCCGCGGAGGTGAACCGCGCCTTCGACATCGGCGGCCCGGAGGTGCTGACGTACCGCGACATGATGCGGCGCTACGCGCGGATCGCCGGACTGCCGCGCCGTCTCGTCGTCCCCGTACCGGTCCTCACGCCCGGCCTGTCCAGCCACTGGGTCGGCCTCGTCACCCCGGTGCCCGCGTCCATCGCCCGGCCGCTCGCCGAGTCGCTGCGCCACGAGGTCGTCTGCCACGAGCACGACATCGCCCGCTACGTCCCCGACCCACCCGGGCATCCGCTCGGTTTCGACGAGGCGGTACGGCTCGCGCTGCAGCGGGTGCGGGAGGCCCGGGTGGACACCCGCTGGTCGAACGCCGCGGTGCCCGGCGCCCCGAGCGACCCGCTGCCCACCGACCCGGACTGGGCGGGCGGCAGTCTCTACACGGACGAGCGCGAGATCACGGTGAACGCCTCGCGGGAGGCGCTGTGGCGGGTCATCGAGGGCATCGGCGGCGAGCACGGCTGGTACTCCTTCTCGCTCGCCTGGTCCGTGCGCGGCCGGCTGGACCGACTGGCCGGCGGGGTCGGACTGCGCCGCGGCCGCCGCGACGCCCATCGGCTGCGGGCCGGTGACTCGCTGGACTTCTGGCGGGTGGAGGAGATCGAGCGGGGGCGGCTGCTGCGGCTGCGGGCCGAGATGCGGCTGCCGGGGCTGGCCTGGCTGGAGATGTACGCCGAGACGGACCCGGCCGGCCACACCCGGTACCGCCAGCGCGCCCTGTTCCACCCGCGCGGTCTGCTCGGCCAGGCCTACTGGTGGGGCGTGTCGCCCTTCCACGCCCTGGTGTTCGGCGGCATGGCCCGCAACATCGCGAAGGCCGCGGCCAGGAGACCGGTCCCGTCCGACCGGACGCCCGAGCCCGCCCGCTGA